A single window of Hippocampus zosterae strain Florida chromosome 15, ASM2543408v3, whole genome shotgun sequence DNA harbors:
- the LOC127615910 gene encoding uncharacterized protein LOC127615910 isoform X1 — translation MKQRDQIHVSYLFTAYQKESCRLVIFFWFYPYSAEVDFTVYEQPMEDEKAAREIQTEPVSNSPPGSDFLPASPRNGEKSDDGEPPDVPFGLLPTGKSLALATSCQSGALSSSDEDEKKEEVEMQVRLEIHSPPTDPPVQLQEDEQEKPKSPPSAFLPDNSKSRTSNPITPPPPPVLSRSISPPSPQTTPPSTIRHWAPPKGFWRVARPETLLLNGMDPQSLASGLPYKDYTQGEDKTEDHGDVVGNSVNDAEASQVDKHDGVCVSLPGGGLSADEKERQKADEKLKERQQKCREQQYRDGHATDGVDYEDEGACGGFQDSIILQELEPYLRSLLVISDDFPLSPRHEQAKRLLERARLKARANHVKGDRPSRRSHSDHRSTTKKQQVETLNPALVQKPIQAKEDFTSQRASGPFLVPDQGDAAPPGDHVVRLRRYGCSPTRVRFEDESEREAESRYLDRVRQRGRTAVPKSKNRGSNTDSSSSGSERSRSHRSVSMPGPQKPEIGVNAETMTVIREIIVLVKKCEACGSVVKEPQPGTSLTDSQIIELQQGGNPEDTRGRTVPYWVPPNKPDVSARPKAPLTVTFAGAFVLGENKEKSTGWKSSGFGKLRRRSRKGESRLESGNGPYGPSWAQRRNSNPRNRVNLSRVVSFAPDSPVTLEPRLMGAAGGVREAPTLPIKSALKSSSRNRSAAGQSTVQFQMTSNQGGEVGPERLALLDCPEARRESPASSAQGSLAICNPAACIRPSTLRYSPARLNPDMPAADVWDATLEGAVTTDTGAGSEFHPATRSLALSRAEDLRAELLRAEHLKAEAVWEDSSRKLDGRPKLFLRRFFSSIGLNGVGRLVKGGRSSSMEQLSIPTSRSNTTSPSPTRRPHPTIRIQRTPSLQTLHTALPLAQLRKASSVQSLERRTERTTILGEVQIPYGLARSPDSPRLDLHRTLSVEDVIPSRVVRPAGRVSQAFPDGSLLLELIRPPNGPFGFVISRGKGRPDTGVYVEKVGDGTGDVPYVGLLGVGDEIVQVNGEMVAGLSLDQVTRLMTRESIASLRIMPARRSPR, via the exons ATGAAGCAACGTGACCAAATCCACGTTTCATATCTCTTCACTGCATATCAGAAAGAGAGTTGTCGTTTGGTTATATTCTTTTGGTTTTATCCGTACAGCGCTGAAGTGGACTTCACTGTGTATGAGCAACCAATGGAGGACGAGAAGGCGGCGAGGGAAATTCAAACGGAACCTGTCTCAAATTCACCCCCGGGCTCAGATTTCTTGCCAGCCTCTCCGAGGAACGGCGAGAAATCGGATGACGGGGAGCCGCCGGATGTCCCTTTCGGGCTGCTGCCCACTGGGAAAAGTCTAGCACTTGCTACTTCCTGCCAGTCGGGCGCACTGAGCAGCAGTGACGAAGatgagaagaaggaggaggtagaaatgcaAGTCAGGTTGGAGATCCACAGCCCGCCGACTGATCCACCTGTGCAGCTCCAGGAAGACGAACAGGAGAAACCTAAATCCCCCCCCTCTGCATTTCTACCCGATAACTCCAAGAGTAGGACCAGCAACCCCATCACGCCACCTCCACCACCTGTGCTCTCCCGTTCCATCTCACCCCCTAGCCCACAAACAACTCCCCCCTCCACAATCAGACACTGGGCACCCCCAAAGGGATTCTGGAGGGTGGCCCGGCCGGAGACCTTACTTCTAAATGGCATGGACCCCCAAAGCCTTGCCTCGGGTTTACCCTACAAGGACTACACTCAAGGAGAGGACAAGACAGAAGACCACGGAGACGTTGTGGGGAATTCAGTGAATGACGCCGAGGCATCGCAAGTGGACAAGCACGAtggggtgtgtgtgtctttaccAGGCGGGGGCCTCTCCGCTGATGAGAAAGAGAGGCAAAAAGCTGATGAGAAATTGAAAGAAAGACAGCAAAAGTGCAGAGAACAACAATACAGAGATGGACATGCAACAGACGGCGTGGATTACGAAG ATGAGGGAGCATGTGGTGGTTTCCAAGACTCAATCATTCTTCAAGAACTGGAGCCCTATTTGAG ATCACTCCTGGTTATCAGCGATGACTTCCCTTTGAGTCCAAGACACGAGCAAGCCAAGCGTCTCCTCGAGCGAGCCCGCCTCAAGGCTCGAGCCAACCACGTTAAGGGTGACCGCCCCAGCAGACGCTCCCATTCTGATCACAGATCCACCAC GAAGAAGCAGCAAGTTGAGACTCTCAATCCAGCATTGGTGCAGAAACCCATTCAAGCCAAAGAGGATTTCACTTCTCAGAGAGCATCTGGTCCCTTCCTCGTCCCCGATCAAGGAGacgccgccccgcccggagATCACGTCGTTCGATTGAGGCGGTATGGCTGCTCACCCACTCGGGTACGCTTCGAAGACGAATCGGAGAGAGAAGCGGAATCTCGATACTTGGACAGGGTGCGTCAACGTGGTCGAACCGCCGTGCCCAAGTCTAAAAACAGGGGCAGCAATACGGATTCCAGCAGTAGTGGTTCAGAGAGGAGTCGGAGTCACAGGAGCGTCTCGATGCCTGGTCCACAGAAGCCGGAGATTGGTGTCAATGCTGAAACCATGACGGTGATCAGAGAGATCATAGTCCTGGTCAAGAAATGCGAGGCGTGTGGTTCTGTTGTGAAGGAACCTCAGCCGGGCACCTCACTAACAGACTCGCAGATCATCGAGTTACAGCAGGGTGGTAATCCAGAGGACACCAGGGGCAGAACAGTTCCTTATTGGGTTCCTCCAAACAAGCCGGACGTCAGCGCCCGTCCTAAAGCACCTTTGACGGTCACATTTGCGGGTGCTTTTGTTCTGGGagagaacaaagaaaaaagcACGGGCTGGAAATCATCAGGTTTTGGGAAGCTCAGAAGAAGGAGCAGGAAAGGAGAAAGTCGACTGGAGTCTGGCAATGGACCCTACGGTCCATCCTGGGCTCAGAGGCGGAACTCCAATCCTAGGAACAGAGTCAACTTGTCCAGAGTCGTTTCCTTCGCGCCAGACAGCCCCGTGACTCTGGAGCCACGTTTGATGGGTGCCGCCGGCGGAGTGAGGGAAGCGCCCACCCTGCCTATCAAATCTGCTCTCAAGTCAAGCTCAAGGAACCGCTCCGCTGCAGGTCAGTCAACCGTGCAGTTCCAGATGACATCAAATCAGGGAGGTGAAGTCGGGCCTGAGCGTTTGGCCCTCTTGGACTGTCCAGAGGCAAGACGGGAGTCGCCTGCGTCTTCGGCGCAAGGATCCCTTGCGATCTGCAACCCAGCGGCATGCATCAGGCCCTCCACGCTGAGGTACTCCCCCGCTCGTCTCAACCCAGATATGCCAGCCGCTGATGTGTGGGATGCCACTTTGGAAGGAGCGG TGACTACCGATACGGGTGCTGGGTCAGAGTTCCATCCCGCTACGCGCAGCCTGGCCTTGTCTCGGGCTGAGGATCTCAGAGCTGAGCTGTTGAGAGCAGAGCATTTGAAAGCTGAGGCCGTATGGGAGGATAGCTCCAG GAAGCTGGATGGGCGACCAAAGCTTTTCTTACGTCGCTTCTTTTCCTCCATCGGCCTCAACGGCGTCGGCAGACTGGTGAAGGGAGGCCGTTCCAGTAGCATGGAACAGCTCAGCATTCCCACCAGCAGGTCCAACACCACCTCCCCGAGCCCCACACGCAGACCGCATCCCACCATCCGCATACAGAGGACGCCGTCGTTGCAGACCCTGCACACG GCGCTGCCACTTGCCCAACTACGTAAAGCTTCCTCGGTGCAGAGTTTAGAGAGGAGAACAGAACGGACAACCATCCTGGGTGAGGTGCAGATACCTTATGGCCTAGCGCGAAG TCCTGACAGCCCCCGACTGGACCTCCACCGGACCCTGAGTGTTGAAGACGTAATCCCCTCCAGGGTGGTGCGGCCGGCGGGGAGGGTTTCTCAGGCTTTTCCTgatggctctcttctcctggaGCTCATCAGACCCCCAAATGGGCCCTTTGGTTTCGTTATCTCAAGGGGCAAAGGCAGACCTGACACAG GTGTTTATGTAGAGAAAGTGGGCGACGGAACTGGTGACGTGCCCTACGTGGGTCTCCTGGGCGTGGGTGACGAGATTGTTCAGGTGAATGGGGAAATGGtggcagggctcagtctggACCAGGTGACCCGGCTCATGACGCGGGAAAGCATCGCCTCTCTAAGGATCATGCCGGCCCGACGTAGCCCACGCTGA
- the LOC127615910 gene encoding uncharacterized protein LOC127615910 isoform X2 produces MKQRDQIHVSYLFTAYQKESCRLVIFFWFYPYSAEVDFTVYEQPMEDEKAAREIQTEPVSNSPPGSDFLPASPRNGEKSDDGEPPDVPFGLLPTGKSLALATSCQSGALSSSDEDEKKEEVEMQVRLEIHSPPTDPPVQLQEDEQEKPKSPPSAFLPDNSKSRTSNPITPPPPPVLSRSISPPSPQTTPPSTIRHWAPPKGFWRVARPETLLLNGMDPQSLASGLPYKDYTQGEDKTEDHGDVVGNSVNDAEASQVDKHDGVCVSLPGGGLSADEKERQKADEKLKERQQKCREQQYRDGHATDGVDYEDEGACGGFQDSIILQELEPYLRSLLVISDDFPLSPRHEQAKRLLERARLKARANHVKGDRPSRRSHSDHRSTTKKQQVETLNPALVQKPIQAKEDFTSQRASGPFLVPDQGDAAPPGDHVVRLRRYGCSPTRVRFEDESEREAESRYLDRVRQRGRTAVPKSKNRGSNTDSSSSGSERSRSHRSVSMPGPQKPEIGVNAETMTVIREIIVLVKKCEACGSVVKEPQPGTSLTDSQIIELQQGGNPEDTRGRTVPYWVPPNKPDVSARPKAPLTVTFAGAFVLGENKEKSTGWKSSGFGKLRRRSRKGESRLESGNGPYGPSWAQRRNSNPRNRVNLSRVVSFAPDSPVTLEPRLMGAAGGVREAPTLPIKSALKSSSRNRSAAEARRESPASSAQGSLAICNPAACIRPSTLRYSPARLNPDMPAADVWDATLEGAVTTDTGAGSEFHPATRSLALSRAEDLRAELLRAEHLKAEAVWEDSSRKLDGRPKLFLRRFFSSIGLNGVGRLVKGGRSSSMEQLSIPTSRSNTTSPSPTRRPHPTIRIQRTPSLQTLHTALPLAQLRKASSVQSLERRTERTTILGEVQIPYGLARSPDSPRLDLHRTLSVEDVIPSRVVRPAGRVSQAFPDGSLLLELIRPPNGPFGFVISRGKGRPDTGVYVEKVGDGTGDVPYVGLLGVGDEIVQVNGEMVAGLSLDQVTRLMTRESIASLRIMPARRSPR; encoded by the exons ATGAAGCAACGTGACCAAATCCACGTTTCATATCTCTTCACTGCATATCAGAAAGAGAGTTGTCGTTTGGTTATATTCTTTTGGTTTTATCCGTACAGCGCTGAAGTGGACTTCACTGTGTATGAGCAACCAATGGAGGACGAGAAGGCGGCGAGGGAAATTCAAACGGAACCTGTCTCAAATTCACCCCCGGGCTCAGATTTCTTGCCAGCCTCTCCGAGGAACGGCGAGAAATCGGATGACGGGGAGCCGCCGGATGTCCCTTTCGGGCTGCTGCCCACTGGGAAAAGTCTAGCACTTGCTACTTCCTGCCAGTCGGGCGCACTGAGCAGCAGTGACGAAGatgagaagaaggaggaggtagaaatgcaAGTCAGGTTGGAGATCCACAGCCCGCCGACTGATCCACCTGTGCAGCTCCAGGAAGACGAACAGGAGAAACCTAAATCCCCCCCCTCTGCATTTCTACCCGATAACTCCAAGAGTAGGACCAGCAACCCCATCACGCCACCTCCACCACCTGTGCTCTCCCGTTCCATCTCACCCCCTAGCCCACAAACAACTCCCCCCTCCACAATCAGACACTGGGCACCCCCAAAGGGATTCTGGAGGGTGGCCCGGCCGGAGACCTTACTTCTAAATGGCATGGACCCCCAAAGCCTTGCCTCGGGTTTACCCTACAAGGACTACACTCAAGGAGAGGACAAGACAGAAGACCACGGAGACGTTGTGGGGAATTCAGTGAATGACGCCGAGGCATCGCAAGTGGACAAGCACGAtggggtgtgtgtgtctttaccAGGCGGGGGCCTCTCCGCTGATGAGAAAGAGAGGCAAAAAGCTGATGAGAAATTGAAAGAAAGACAGCAAAAGTGCAGAGAACAACAATACAGAGATGGACATGCAACAGACGGCGTGGATTACGAAG ATGAGGGAGCATGTGGTGGTTTCCAAGACTCAATCATTCTTCAAGAACTGGAGCCCTATTTGAG ATCACTCCTGGTTATCAGCGATGACTTCCCTTTGAGTCCAAGACACGAGCAAGCCAAGCGTCTCCTCGAGCGAGCCCGCCTCAAGGCTCGAGCCAACCACGTTAAGGGTGACCGCCCCAGCAGACGCTCCCATTCTGATCACAGATCCACCAC GAAGAAGCAGCAAGTTGAGACTCTCAATCCAGCATTGGTGCAGAAACCCATTCAAGCCAAAGAGGATTTCACTTCTCAGAGAGCATCTGGTCCCTTCCTCGTCCCCGATCAAGGAGacgccgccccgcccggagATCACGTCGTTCGATTGAGGCGGTATGGCTGCTCACCCACTCGGGTACGCTTCGAAGACGAATCGGAGAGAGAAGCGGAATCTCGATACTTGGACAGGGTGCGTCAACGTGGTCGAACCGCCGTGCCCAAGTCTAAAAACAGGGGCAGCAATACGGATTCCAGCAGTAGTGGTTCAGAGAGGAGTCGGAGTCACAGGAGCGTCTCGATGCCTGGTCCACAGAAGCCGGAGATTGGTGTCAATGCTGAAACCATGACGGTGATCAGAGAGATCATAGTCCTGGTCAAGAAATGCGAGGCGTGTGGTTCTGTTGTGAAGGAACCTCAGCCGGGCACCTCACTAACAGACTCGCAGATCATCGAGTTACAGCAGGGTGGTAATCCAGAGGACACCAGGGGCAGAACAGTTCCTTATTGGGTTCCTCCAAACAAGCCGGACGTCAGCGCCCGTCCTAAAGCACCTTTGACGGTCACATTTGCGGGTGCTTTTGTTCTGGGagagaacaaagaaaaaagcACGGGCTGGAAATCATCAGGTTTTGGGAAGCTCAGAAGAAGGAGCAGGAAAGGAGAAAGTCGACTGGAGTCTGGCAATGGACCCTACGGTCCATCCTGGGCTCAGAGGCGGAACTCCAATCCTAGGAACAGAGTCAACTTGTCCAGAGTCGTTTCCTTCGCGCCAGACAGCCCCGTGACTCTGGAGCCACGTTTGATGGGTGCCGCCGGCGGAGTGAGGGAAGCGCCCACCCTGCCTATCAAATCTGCTCTCAAGTCAAGCTCAAGGAACCGCTCCGCTGCAG AGGCAAGACGGGAGTCGCCTGCGTCTTCGGCGCAAGGATCCCTTGCGATCTGCAACCCAGCGGCATGCATCAGGCCCTCCACGCTGAGGTACTCCCCCGCTCGTCTCAACCCAGATATGCCAGCCGCTGATGTGTGGGATGCCACTTTGGAAGGAGCGG TGACTACCGATACGGGTGCTGGGTCAGAGTTCCATCCCGCTACGCGCAGCCTGGCCTTGTCTCGGGCTGAGGATCTCAGAGCTGAGCTGTTGAGAGCAGAGCATTTGAAAGCTGAGGCCGTATGGGAGGATAGCTCCAG GAAGCTGGATGGGCGACCAAAGCTTTTCTTACGTCGCTTCTTTTCCTCCATCGGCCTCAACGGCGTCGGCAGACTGGTGAAGGGAGGCCGTTCCAGTAGCATGGAACAGCTCAGCATTCCCACCAGCAGGTCCAACACCACCTCCCCGAGCCCCACACGCAGACCGCATCCCACCATCCGCATACAGAGGACGCCGTCGTTGCAGACCCTGCACACG GCGCTGCCACTTGCCCAACTACGTAAAGCTTCCTCGGTGCAGAGTTTAGAGAGGAGAACAGAACGGACAACCATCCTGGGTGAGGTGCAGATACCTTATGGCCTAGCGCGAAG TCCTGACAGCCCCCGACTGGACCTCCACCGGACCCTGAGTGTTGAAGACGTAATCCCCTCCAGGGTGGTGCGGCCGGCGGGGAGGGTTTCTCAGGCTTTTCCTgatggctctcttctcctggaGCTCATCAGACCCCCAAATGGGCCCTTTGGTTTCGTTATCTCAAGGGGCAAAGGCAGACCTGACACAG GTGTTTATGTAGAGAAAGTGGGCGACGGAACTGGTGACGTGCCCTACGTGGGTCTCCTGGGCGTGGGTGACGAGATTGTTCAGGTGAATGGGGAAATGGtggcagggctcagtctggACCAGGTGACCCGGCTCATGACGCGGGAAAGCATCGCCTCTCTAAGGATCATGCCGGCCCGACGTAGCCCACGCTGA
- the LOC127615910 gene encoding uncharacterized protein LOC127615910 isoform X3: MEDEKAAREIQTEPVSNSPPGSDFLPASPRNGEKSDDGEPPDVPFGLLPTGKSLALATSCQSGALSSSDEDEKKEEVEMQVRLEIHSPPTDPPVQLQEDEQEKPKSPPSAFLPDNSKSRTSNPITPPPPPVLSRSISPPSPQTTPPSTIRHWAPPKGFWRVARPETLLLNGMDPQSLASGLPYKDYTQGEDKTEDHGDVVGNSVNDAEASQVDKHDGVCVSLPGGGLSADEKERQKADEKLKERQQKCREQQYRDGHATDGVDYEDEGACGGFQDSIILQELEPYLRSLLVISDDFPLSPRHEQAKRLLERARLKARANHVKGDRPSRRSHSDHRSTTKKQQVETLNPALVQKPIQAKEDFTSQRASGPFLVPDQGDAAPPGDHVVRLRRYGCSPTRVRFEDESEREAESRYLDRVRQRGRTAVPKSKNRGSNTDSSSSGSERSRSHRSVSMPGPQKPEIGVNAETMTVIREIIVLVKKCEACGSVVKEPQPGTSLTDSQIIELQQGGNPEDTRGRTVPYWVPPNKPDVSARPKAPLTVTFAGAFVLGENKEKSTGWKSSGFGKLRRRSRKGESRLESGNGPYGPSWAQRRNSNPRNRVNLSRVVSFAPDSPVTLEPRLMGAAGGVREAPTLPIKSALKSSSRNRSAAGQSTVQFQMTSNQGGEVGPERLALLDCPEARRESPASSAQGSLAICNPAACIRPSTLRYSPARLNPDMPAADVWDATLEGAVTTDTGAGSEFHPATRSLALSRAEDLRAELLRAEHLKAEAVWEDSSRKLDGRPKLFLRRFFSSIGLNGVGRLVKGGRSSSMEQLSIPTSRSNTTSPSPTRRPHPTIRIQRTPSLQTLHTALPLAQLRKASSVQSLERRTERTTILGEVQIPYGLARSPDSPRLDLHRTLSVEDVIPSRVVRPAGRVSQAFPDGSLLLELIRPPNGPFGFVISRGKGRPDTGVYVEKVGDGTGDVPYVGLLGVGDEIVQVNGEMVAGLSLDQVTRLMTRESIASLRIMPARRSPR, from the exons ATGGAGGACGAGAAGGCGGCGAGGGAAATTCAAACGGAACCTGTCTCAAATTCACCCCCGGGCTCAGATTTCTTGCCAGCCTCTCCGAGGAACGGCGAGAAATCGGATGACGGGGAGCCGCCGGATGTCCCTTTCGGGCTGCTGCCCACTGGGAAAAGTCTAGCACTTGCTACTTCCTGCCAGTCGGGCGCACTGAGCAGCAGTGACGAAGatgagaagaaggaggaggtagaaatgcaAGTCAGGTTGGAGATCCACAGCCCGCCGACTGATCCACCTGTGCAGCTCCAGGAAGACGAACAGGAGAAACCTAAATCCCCCCCCTCTGCATTTCTACCCGATAACTCCAAGAGTAGGACCAGCAACCCCATCACGCCACCTCCACCACCTGTGCTCTCCCGTTCCATCTCACCCCCTAGCCCACAAACAACTCCCCCCTCCACAATCAGACACTGGGCACCCCCAAAGGGATTCTGGAGGGTGGCCCGGCCGGAGACCTTACTTCTAAATGGCATGGACCCCCAAAGCCTTGCCTCGGGTTTACCCTACAAGGACTACACTCAAGGAGAGGACAAGACAGAAGACCACGGAGACGTTGTGGGGAATTCAGTGAATGACGCCGAGGCATCGCAAGTGGACAAGCACGAtggggtgtgtgtgtctttaccAGGCGGGGGCCTCTCCGCTGATGAGAAAGAGAGGCAAAAAGCTGATGAGAAATTGAAAGAAAGACAGCAAAAGTGCAGAGAACAACAATACAGAGATGGACATGCAACAGACGGCGTGGATTACGAAG ATGAGGGAGCATGTGGTGGTTTCCAAGACTCAATCATTCTTCAAGAACTGGAGCCCTATTTGAG ATCACTCCTGGTTATCAGCGATGACTTCCCTTTGAGTCCAAGACACGAGCAAGCCAAGCGTCTCCTCGAGCGAGCCCGCCTCAAGGCTCGAGCCAACCACGTTAAGGGTGACCGCCCCAGCAGACGCTCCCATTCTGATCACAGATCCACCAC GAAGAAGCAGCAAGTTGAGACTCTCAATCCAGCATTGGTGCAGAAACCCATTCAAGCCAAAGAGGATTTCACTTCTCAGAGAGCATCTGGTCCCTTCCTCGTCCCCGATCAAGGAGacgccgccccgcccggagATCACGTCGTTCGATTGAGGCGGTATGGCTGCTCACCCACTCGGGTACGCTTCGAAGACGAATCGGAGAGAGAAGCGGAATCTCGATACTTGGACAGGGTGCGTCAACGTGGTCGAACCGCCGTGCCCAAGTCTAAAAACAGGGGCAGCAATACGGATTCCAGCAGTAGTGGTTCAGAGAGGAGTCGGAGTCACAGGAGCGTCTCGATGCCTGGTCCACAGAAGCCGGAGATTGGTGTCAATGCTGAAACCATGACGGTGATCAGAGAGATCATAGTCCTGGTCAAGAAATGCGAGGCGTGTGGTTCTGTTGTGAAGGAACCTCAGCCGGGCACCTCACTAACAGACTCGCAGATCATCGAGTTACAGCAGGGTGGTAATCCAGAGGACACCAGGGGCAGAACAGTTCCTTATTGGGTTCCTCCAAACAAGCCGGACGTCAGCGCCCGTCCTAAAGCACCTTTGACGGTCACATTTGCGGGTGCTTTTGTTCTGGGagagaacaaagaaaaaagcACGGGCTGGAAATCATCAGGTTTTGGGAAGCTCAGAAGAAGGAGCAGGAAAGGAGAAAGTCGACTGGAGTCTGGCAATGGACCCTACGGTCCATCCTGGGCTCAGAGGCGGAACTCCAATCCTAGGAACAGAGTCAACTTGTCCAGAGTCGTTTCCTTCGCGCCAGACAGCCCCGTGACTCTGGAGCCACGTTTGATGGGTGCCGCCGGCGGAGTGAGGGAAGCGCCCACCCTGCCTATCAAATCTGCTCTCAAGTCAAGCTCAAGGAACCGCTCCGCTGCAGGTCAGTCAACCGTGCAGTTCCAGATGACATCAAATCAGGGAGGTGAAGTCGGGCCTGAGCGTTTGGCCCTCTTGGACTGTCCAGAGGCAAGACGGGAGTCGCCTGCGTCTTCGGCGCAAGGATCCCTTGCGATCTGCAACCCAGCGGCATGCATCAGGCCCTCCACGCTGAGGTACTCCCCCGCTCGTCTCAACCCAGATATGCCAGCCGCTGATGTGTGGGATGCCACTTTGGAAGGAGCGG TGACTACCGATACGGGTGCTGGGTCAGAGTTCCATCCCGCTACGCGCAGCCTGGCCTTGTCTCGGGCTGAGGATCTCAGAGCTGAGCTGTTGAGAGCAGAGCATTTGAAAGCTGAGGCCGTATGGGAGGATAGCTCCAG GAAGCTGGATGGGCGACCAAAGCTTTTCTTACGTCGCTTCTTTTCCTCCATCGGCCTCAACGGCGTCGGCAGACTGGTGAAGGGAGGCCGTTCCAGTAGCATGGAACAGCTCAGCATTCCCACCAGCAGGTCCAACACCACCTCCCCGAGCCCCACACGCAGACCGCATCCCACCATCCGCATACAGAGGACGCCGTCGTTGCAGACCCTGCACACG GCGCTGCCACTTGCCCAACTACGTAAAGCTTCCTCGGTGCAGAGTTTAGAGAGGAGAACAGAACGGACAACCATCCTGGGTGAGGTGCAGATACCTTATGGCCTAGCGCGAAG TCCTGACAGCCCCCGACTGGACCTCCACCGGACCCTGAGTGTTGAAGACGTAATCCCCTCCAGGGTGGTGCGGCCGGCGGGGAGGGTTTCTCAGGCTTTTCCTgatggctctcttctcctggaGCTCATCAGACCCCCAAATGGGCCCTTTGGTTTCGTTATCTCAAGGGGCAAAGGCAGACCTGACACAG GTGTTTATGTAGAGAAAGTGGGCGACGGAACTGGTGACGTGCCCTACGTGGGTCTCCTGGGCGTGGGTGACGAGATTGTTCAGGTGAATGGGGAAATGGtggcagggctcagtctggACCAGGTGACCCGGCTCATGACGCGGGAAAGCATCGCCTCTCTAAGGATCATGCCGGCCCGACGTAGCCCACGCTGA